Proteins from one Pyrobaculum neutrophilum V24Sta genomic window:
- a CDS encoding nucleotidyltransferase domain-containing protein, with product MGDPLSYLRNYRAVAELVKEVARWYDPEARVYVFGSAVRGDYTAASDIDILVVTNAVERKYDIMTEVYRRTEAPVEVHVTTPQQFQRWYRRFIPPNELAEV from the coding sequence GTGGGGGATCCCCTAAGCTACTTAAGAAACTACAGGGCGGTGGCGGAGCTGGTGAAGGAGGTGGCCAGGTGGTACGACCCAGAGGCGAGGGTGTACGTCTTCGGGTCGGCCGTCAGAGGCGACTACACCGCAGCCAGCGACATAGACATCCTCGTCGTGACCAACGCCGTCGAGAGGAAATACGACATCATGACGGAGGTCTACAGAAGGACGGAAGCGCCGGTGGAGGTGCACGTGACGACCCCCCAGCAGTTCCAGAGGTGGTACAGAAGGTTCATCCCACCCAACGAGCTGGCCGAGGTCTAG
- a CDS encoding HEPN domain-containing protein: MQPGTATQSTRLFYIKTPPTCPSRRRSSSEARLFEKRPETDRGGRIRPAFSLEQYCQLILKYKLLLKKGGYPRTHSLRRLIRELGEVEPQALELVNNIAYLHYVARLEEAYIASRYLPVIYEEAETTVLPALKGETCCLCCQGPGEVCRVFRKSKADKANRLPLGFRRCPPPRRCLGLPFAGTTALGAG; this comes from the coding sequence ATACAGCCCGGGACGGCCACACAGTCGACGAGACTTTTTTACATAAAAACTCCTCCCACATGTCCTTCGAGGAGGCGGAGCTCCTCAGAAGCACGCCTTTTTGAAAAACGCCCAGAGACTGATCGAGGAGGGCGAATACGCCCCGCCTTCAGCCTAGAGCAGTACTGCCAGCTCATCCTCAAGTACAAGCTCCTGCTGAAGAAGGGCGGCTACCCAAGGACGCACTCGCTGAGGAGGCTCATTAGGGAGCTCGGCGAGGTGGAGCCCCAAGCGCTGGAGCTGGTAAACAACATCGCCTACCTTCACTACGTAGCAAGGCTCGAGGAGGCCTACATAGCCTCCCGATATCTGCCCGTAATATACGAAGAGGCTGAGACGACCGTGCTCCCTGCCCTAAAGGGCGAGACTTGTTGTTTGTGTTGTCAAGGACCTGGCGAGGTTTGTAGGGTGTTTAGAAAGTCGAAGGCTGACAAAGCCAACCGTCTGCCCCTGGGCTTCCGCCGCTGTCCACCGCCGAGGCGGTGCCTGGGCCTCCCCTTCGCCGGCACAACTGCCTTGGGCGCTGGTTGA
- a CDS encoding coiled-coil domain-containing protein: protein MFICGRGGCTMDSMAPVAQEALRIAVDKVVEKLKEGKKLTTKDISLLYLGTIVNELGGIRGEIARLEQRMEEMNKRIDETNKRIDTVAESLSRRIDETNKRIDETNKRIDETNKRIDAVAAELSRRIDAPSARLDDVQKTLLEIQRLLMELLKTRQT, encoded by the coding sequence ATGTTTATATGTGGCCGTGGGGGGTGTACTATGGACTCCATGGCGCCTGTTGCTCAGGAGGCTCTCAGGATAGCTGTGGACAAGGTAGTGGAGAAGCTCAAGGAAGGCAAAAAGCTCACCACGAAGGACATCTCCCTCCTATACCTCGGCACCATCGTAAACGAGCTGGGAGGGATAAGAGGCGAAATAGCGCGGCTGGAGCAGAGGATGGAGGAAATGAACAAGAGAATCGACGAAACAAACAAGCGTATAGACACGGTGGCGGAGAGCCTAAGCAGAAGAATCGACGAAACCAACAAGAGAATCGACGAGACAAACAAGAGAATTGATGAGACAAACAAGCGGATTGACGCGGTGGCGGCTGAGCTGTCTAGGAGGATTGACGCCCCAAGCGCCCGCTTAGACGACGTGCAGAAGACCCTGCTGGAGATACAGCGCCTCTTAATGGAGCTGCTGAAGACTAGGCAGACCTAG
- a CDS encoding nucleotidyltransferase domain-containing protein translates to MRLEEPRRPPWLEAAMRRRKYLENWRTYAAEICREARRHLGDARVVVFGSVVRGDWTPDSDIDILIISEKAPQDPTERAKINTALREAIGDYAAPFEFHYATPRQYAEWYSRFIDAKAEIC, encoded by the coding sequence ATGCGGCTAGAGGAGCCCCGCCGGCCCCCGTGGCTAGAGGCGGCCATGCGGAGGAGGAAGTACCTAGAGAACTGGAGGACCTACGCCGCGGAGATATGTAGAGAGGCGCGCAGACACCTAGGCGACGCCCGAGTCGTGGTGTTCGGCAGCGTCGTAAGAGGCGACTGGACGCCAGACAGCGACATAGACATCTTAATCATCAGCGAGAAGGCTCCCCAAGACCCTACGGAGAGAGCCAAGATAAACACAGCCCTCAGAGAAGCCATAGGCGACTACGCGGCCCCCTTCGAATTCCACTACGCAACGCCAAGACAATACGCAGAGTGGTACAGCAGGTTCATCGACGCAAAAGCCGAAATATGCTAG
- a CDS encoding HEPN domain-containing protein, whose product MGREEVEILRERAFAFLEAAEDDLRAGRVDIAAFHCEQAVQLALKYVLAREAGYFPHTHSLRRLFEEAREVRPDLWDLYVEHRYAFEVMEDAYIGARYLPRRYARDVAEGLLEVAKELVKRACG is encoded by the coding sequence GTGGGTAGAGAGGAGGTGGAGATTCTCAGAGAGAGGGCCTTCGCCTTTTTAGAAGCCGCCGAAGATGACCTTAGAGCCGGAAGGGTGGACATCGCCGCCTTCCACTGCGAGCAGGCGGTACAGCTGGCGCTCAAGTACGTGCTGGCGAGGGAGGCGGGCTACTTCCCACATACGCACTCGCTGAGGAGGCTCTTTGAAGAGGCTAGAGAGGTGAGGCCGGATCTGTGGGACCTCTACGTGGAGCACAGATACGCCTTCGAGGTGATGGAAGACGCCTACATAGGCGCCCGGTATCTACCGCGCAGATACGCCAGAGACGTCGCCGAGGGACTTCTAGAAGTTGCGAAAGAGCTGGTGAAGAGGGCATGCGGCTAG
- a CDS encoding PaREP1 family protein encodes MERPLPRPTEEGYVAARLLEALVEAKLALDFLQRGLVRNAAGKAFQAWRAYMAALLRLELEKLKAAAKSEEERRWLVSRAVPGVPTGRMKGLSQMLEEVGHVGLSLWTDRALHLHDYQHHGPDPAGEYSKYSSREEAARDVVTLIRELVGLVDAIKTRAKWTEELEKALGEVKRQLA; translated from the coding sequence TTGGAGAGACCCCTTCCTAGGCCCACGGAGGAGGGGTACGTCGCGGCGCGTCTTCTTGAGGCTCTCGTCGAGGCCAAGCTAGCCCTTGACTTCCTACAACGCGGCCTCGTGAGAAATGCGGCGGGGAAGGCCTTCCAGGCGTGGAGGGCGTACATGGCAGCCCTCCTAAGGCTTGAGCTCGAGAAGCTAAAGGCCGCCGCCAAGAGCGAAGAGGAGAGGCGCTGGCTTGTGTCGAGGGCTGTGCCCGGGGTGCCGACGGGGAGGATGAAGGGGCTTTCGCAGATGCTGGAGGAGGTAGGCCACGTGGGTCTTTCTCTCTGGACAGACAGAGCGCTTCACCTCCACGACTACCAGCACCACGGGCCGGACCCCGCCGGCGAGTACTCCAAGTACTCTTCTAGGGAGGAGGCGGCGAGAGACGTCGTCACGTTGATACGCGAGCTGGTCGGGCTTGTCGACGCCATAAAGACAAGAGCCAAGTGGACAGAGGAGCTGGAAAAGGCGCTGGGCGAGGTGAAGAGACAGCTCGCCTAA
- a CDS encoding sulfite exporter TauE/SafE family protein: MWPAWLYAASAISGAAVGFVLGVIGGGGSILAIPLLLYFAGLATLTDLNTAVHLAVGSTALAVGANALANFLMHWRRGNVSPRGAAVFSAAGVPAAWAGAWLGKATRGEVLLAALGAAMVALSIWVLKRRAAGGRQLNLAKAGAGGAAVGFLSGFLGIGGGFLVAPALMWAGLDVKRAVGTSLAAVAAFGLTTAAEYATSGYLDPLISLAYLAGGVAGGAAGVAVAAKTPREKIAIAYAAVLAAVGIYTIIKALKP; this comes from the coding sequence ATGTGGCCGGCCTGGCTATACGCCGCCTCAGCGATCTCGGGGGCGGCAGTGGGCTTCGTCCTGGGGGTCATCGGGGGCGGCGGCTCCATCCTGGCCATACCCCTCCTCCTCTACTTCGCGGGGCTGGCCACGTTGACCGACCTCAACACAGCCGTCCACCTCGCCGTCGGCTCCACGGCGCTTGCTGTGGGCGCCAACGCCCTAGCCAACTTCCTCATGCACTGGCGCAGAGGCAACGTATCGCCGAGGGGAGCCGCCGTCTTCTCCGCCGCCGGCGTCCCAGCGGCCTGGGCAGGCGCGTGGCTCGGCAAAGCCACCCGCGGCGAGGTCCTCCTCGCCGCCCTCGGCGCCGCCATGGTAGCCCTCTCCATCTGGGTCCTAAAACGCAGAGCCGCCGGAGGCCGGCAGCTAAACCTCGCTAAGGCCGGGGCGGGAGGCGCGGCCGTCGGCTTCCTCTCCGGCTTCCTCGGAATCGGCGGAGGCTTCCTAGTGGCGCCGGCACTCATGTGGGCAGGCCTAGACGTCAAGAGGGCAGTCGGCACCTCCCTAGCCGCGGTCGCCGCCTTCGGCTTAACCACCGCCGCCGAATACGCCACAAGCGGCTACCTAGACCCCCTCATCTCCCTAGCATACCTCGCGGGAGGAGTGGCAGGAGGAGCAGCAGGCGTGGCAGTAGCTGCCAAAACCCCCCGCGAAAAAATCGCAATAGCCTACGCCGCAGTCCTAGCCGCAGTGGGGATATACACAATAATCAAGGCACTAAAACCATAA
- a CDS encoding FkbM family methyltransferase: protein MFRGLSATARSMGLGAVFREAARRALGVSYTWRGVRVDSTALFRLLRRLASAGHVVWGEGGYVYVRPRWTRYVLRVPRGDAGLLTVLLEDLEGMYRASARRVLDVGAYIGETALLFAERGAERVYAYEPVPKFFSVLRDVVEYNGLGGVVEMYNLGVGGGGRIRVGLEGPGTGLREGDLEIATMPWGEVLRRHGVDLAKVDCEGCEWWLMAQPCEVLRSVPQWLVEIHGPAAPLIEKFSGCGFSGVKVADLAYLISLYRLSL from the coding sequence ATGTTCCGCGGGTTGTCGGCCACCGCCAGGTCGATGGGGCTGGGCGCCGTGTTTAGGGAGGCGGCCCGGAGGGCCTTGGGCGTGTCCTACACGTGGCGTGGGGTTAGGGTGGACTCCACTGCTCTATTTCGTCTGCTGAGGCGGCTGGCCTCGGCTGGCCACGTGGTGTGGGGGGAGGGGGGCTATGTCTACGTGCGGCCTAGGTGGACGAGGTACGTCCTGAGGGTGCCGCGGGGGGACGCCGGCCTGCTGACGGTCCTCCTCGAGGATCTGGAGGGGATGTACCGGGCGTCGGCGAGGCGTGTGCTCGACGTGGGGGCCTACATCGGCGAGACGGCCCTCCTCTTCGCAGAGAGGGGGGCCGAGAGGGTCTACGCCTACGAGCCCGTGCCCAAGTTCTTCTCTGTCCTCAGAGACGTGGTGGAGTACAACGGCCTCGGGGGCGTCGTCGAGATGTACAACCTGGGCGTGGGAGGGGGCGGGCGCATACGCGTGGGGCTGGAGGGGCCTGGCACGGGGCTCCGCGAGGGGGATCTGGAGATCGCCACCATGCCCTGGGGGGAGGTGCTGAGGCGGCACGGCGTCGACCTGGCTAAGGTGGACTGCGAGGGCTGCGAGTGGTGGCTCATGGCCCAGCCCTGTGAGGTGCTGAGGTCCGTCCCCCAGTGGCTTGTGGAGATCCACGGCCCGGCGGCGCCCCTCATCGAGAAGTTCTCGGGTTGCGGGTTTTCTGGGGTGAAGGTGGCGGATTTGGCTTATTTGATTTCTCTCTACCGCCTCTCCCTATGA
- a CDS encoding glycosyltransferase family 2 protein, whose protein sequence is MKIKIAVVVRAYRRYSYLPQAVESALRQTRRPDAVVVVADDVDKLRGYPVYALETKTDKLGEAVAAGIKAAEGDVVAFLEDDDLFHPEKLQTVERIFTRRRPAALHHMQHYIDEGGNPADQHPAARSYAAGQPPAEVEVGRENIFTLVERYPLLHHNLSSWAAHRDLLQEVIHVLSRLEIMLDFSLLALAAAYGTALHIPNKLTYYRVGGGASHMQGVGDLPKVVCTRNKDAIDAETLLHAVKDKNVRKAVLRNYVDHAKYVYIYNALYKCDKAYKVSTAKLLARLIVAKATKAHPVSWRTIAGIAIAPIVGRRRLAERSLRKMYGAAPS, encoded by the coding sequence GTGAAGATAAAGATCGCCGTTGTCGTCAGGGCATACAGGCGCTACAGCTACCTTCCCCAAGCGGTTGAGTCCGCCCTAAGGCAGACCAGAAGGCCAGACGCCGTTGTTGTAGTGGCCGACGACGTCGACAAGCTAAGGGGCTACCCCGTCTACGCGCTTGAGACAAAGACGGACAAGCTGGGCGAGGCCGTAGCGGCGGGGATCAAGGCGGCCGAGGGAGACGTCGTCGCCTTCCTAGAAGACGACGACCTCTTCCACCCAGAGAAGCTACAGACGGTGGAGAGGATCTTCACGAGGAGGAGGCCGGCCGCCCTCCACCACATGCAACACTACATAGACGAGGGGGGAAACCCGGCGGATCAGCACCCAGCCGCGAGGAGCTACGCCGCGGGGCAGCCGCCCGCCGAGGTGGAGGTAGGGAGAGAAAACATCTTCACGCTGGTGGAGAGGTACCCCCTCCTACACCACAACCTCTCCTCCTGGGCCGCCCACAGAGACCTGCTACAGGAGGTAATCCACGTGCTCAGCAGGCTGGAGATCATGCTCGACTTCTCCCTACTGGCGCTGGCAGCCGCCTACGGCACGGCGCTACACATACCCAACAAGCTCACCTACTACCGCGTCGGAGGAGGCGCCTCCCACATGCAGGGCGTAGGCGACCTCCCAAAGGTGGTCTGCACCCGAAACAAAGACGCGATAGACGCCGAAACCCTCCTCCACGCGGTAAAGGACAAAAACGTGAGGAAGGCCGTCCTCAGGAACTACGTAGACCACGCCAAATACGTCTACATATACAACGCCCTCTATAAATGCGACAAAGCGTACAAAGTATCGACGGCCAAACTCCTGGCGAGGCTAATCGTTGCAAAAGCCACAAAAGCCCACCCAGTGAGCTGGCGGACAATAGCGGGGATAGCCATAGCCCCAATAGTAGGCCGCCGCAGACTCGCCGAGAGAAGCCTCAGGAAGATGTACGGCGCCGCCCCCTCATAG
- a CDS encoding glycosyltransferase, whose amino-acid sequence MGWPRVSILWLNYNSGRFLDVVLDSLRGVAELDYPDYELVVVDNGSTDGSNRAVREFVERWRGRGGRAKFIQLDRNLGFTGGNNVAFRARDRESKYVVLLNNDAVPEPGSLRTLVEYLERDGRLGACQGVVVKYGDPSVVDTAGDFLDELLRPMALFEGRRGQPLSRPIYITYPDGSYSIYRVEAVRRAVGGERLFDDWAFAYFDDNVLGLRLWNAGYRVISVPVVAGRHRRSATFGWASPFQLYHAFKGKIALLRITNLRRRRLVWAFYAKVLARHTLVPQYARLAWKAYIDGWRLGGRLAKAGAVLDIYKAPVVKLDAGDIYMALFRRASLLRVLGEERLLRLIRGGVLTYVG is encoded by the coding sequence GTGGGCTGGCCGCGGGTGTCTATCCTCTGGCTTAACTACAACAGCGGCAGATTCTTGGACGTCGTTCTCGACTCTCTCAGGGGGGTGGCGGAGCTCGACTACCCGGACTACGAGCTGGTTGTCGTGGACAACGGCTCCACCGACGGGAGCAACAGGGCGGTTAGGGAGTTCGTAGAGAGGTGGAGGGGGAGGGGCGGCAGGGCTAAGTTCATCCAGCTGGATAGGAACCTGGGCTTTACGGGCGGCAACAACGTCGCCTTTAGGGCGAGGGACAGGGAGAGCAAATACGTCGTTCTGCTGAACAACGACGCGGTTCCCGAGCCCGGGAGCTTGAGGACCCTGGTCGAGTACCTGGAGAGGGACGGGAGGCTGGGGGCGTGTCAGGGGGTGGTGGTGAAGTACGGCGACCCCTCCGTGGTAGACACCGCGGGTGATTTCCTCGACGAGTTGCTCCGCCCCATGGCTCTTTTCGAGGGGAGGAGGGGGCAGCCCCTCTCCAGGCCCATCTACATCACCTACCCCGACGGCTCCTACTCTATCTACCGGGTGGAGGCCGTGAGGAGGGCGGTGGGTGGAGAGAGGCTTTTTGACGACTGGGCTTTTGCCTATTTTGACGACAACGTGCTTGGGCTTAGGCTCTGGAACGCCGGCTACAGGGTCATCTCCGTCCCCGTGGTGGCCGGGAGACACAGGAGGAGCGCCACCTTCGGCTGGGCTAGCCCCTTCCAGCTGTACCACGCCTTCAAGGGGAAGATAGCCCTCCTCAGAATCACCAACCTCCGGCGTAGGCGGCTGGTGTGGGCGTTCTACGCCAAGGTGTTGGCTAGGCACACGCTGGTGCCTCAGTACGCCAGGCTGGCGTGGAAGGCCTACATAGACGGGTGGCGCCTGGGCGGCAGACTGGCAAAGGCCGGCGCGGTGCTTGACATCTACAAGGCCCCTGTGGTGAAGCTCGACGCTGGCGACATCTACATGGCGCTGTTTAGGCGGGCGAGCCTCCTCCGCGTGTTGGGGGAGGAGAGGCTTCTAAGGCTTATTAGAGGTGGCGTGTTGACCTACGTGGGTTGA
- a CDS encoding glycosyltransferase family 2 protein produces MVVVAMITKNSLSRLGDRLGVVLESTLQIPYRTFVLVDDSTDDTAKYVEGRLGGLREVVVLRSRAARPTRATARQAAVDYFLQYTSDEWLMFIDDDVVLRSGWWEEAQRYMAEPRVGLIWGVDFTTYWGSRLAYLRARGVDVVEYAIKRFNVRGGLHDTLLRRGAIEGLRLPPWLNVYEDAWVKKYVECRGFEARVVRTGADHLRAEGGSGYSAKDFLLASYVDGILRLEGVTYLSLLKSLLGLPAYLYYGWRSGYGGLEQWRARVVYKYNALRARRRCRWETCRLLLDPDLHEELARCLPREVTA; encoded by the coding sequence GTGGTGGTGGTCGCCATGATTACGAAGAATTCTCTGAGCCGGCTTGGGGACCGGCTTGGCGTTGTGCTGGAGTCCACTCTGCAGATCCCCTATAGGACCTTCGTGTTGGTGGACGATTCGACGGATGACACGGCGAAGTACGTGGAGGGGAGGTTGGGGGGCCTGAGGGAGGTGGTGGTGTTGAGGAGCCGGGCGGCCAGGCCCACTAGAGCCACGGCGCGTCAAGCCGCGGTGGACTACTTCCTCCAATATACCAGCGACGAGTGGCTTATGTTTATAGACGACGACGTTGTCCTACGCAGCGGGTGGTGGGAGGAGGCGCAGAGGTATATGGCGGAGCCTAGGGTTGGGCTCATATGGGGCGTCGATTTTACGACGTATTGGGGGAGCAGGCTCGCCTACCTGAGGGCTAGGGGGGTGGACGTTGTGGAGTACGCAATTAAGAGGTTCAACGTGAGGGGGGGTCTACACGACACGTTGCTGAGGCGCGGGGCTATAGAGGGTCTTAGGCTACCTCCGTGGCTGAACGTGTACGAAGACGCGTGGGTGAAGAAGTACGTGGAGTGTAGGGGGTTCGAGGCGAGGGTTGTAAGAACGGGGGCCGATCATCTAAGGGCCGAGGGGGGTTCTGGGTACAGCGCCAAGGATTTCCTCTTGGCGTCGTATGTCGACGGGATACTGAGGCTGGAGGGGGTGACGTATCTATCTCTTCTGAAGTCCCTCCTGGGTCTCCCCGCCTATCTCTACTACGGCTGGAGGAGCGGCTACGGCGGGCTGGAGCAGTGGAGGGCCCGCGTTGTATATAAATACAACGCGCTGAGGGCGCGTAGGAGGTGTAGATGGGAGACATGCCGGCTTCTGCTAGACCCTGACCTACATGAGGAGCTGGCGCGTTGCCTCCCCCGGGAGGTCACGGCTTGA
- a CDS encoding glycosyltransferase — protein MERYAVVAHHYWGTPGGGQLVCAAAAKALEEAGYRPALAGTFKFDPRRYVEWYGIDISRYPVETLPIAPRAFGLWSRLYVWLPAKKAAERYKPELLFIDEVAYKPLARGRRFRLVEYIHFPFEVVVDPRYRGTGLAYGEDPYIMERYGRFPMSLYWRAFVWGLKRYARENPFHYADAVLVNSRWTAQVAKMVYGQEPQVLNPPLPPNVEVVEKPRPFEEREPTVVMLGRFSQEKRYHWVVTEVAPRLLKEVPGAKIIIFGGAATPTLQAYRDRVRKMAEDAGLKTAETLDAHAHIYLIANAPRRVINDAMDKARAFLHATINEHWGIAVAEAMARGLTPAVHRSGGAWTDLVMEGRYGLGYTTAEEAVEALAKLLTQKASYAPQERARELVFQNFASALRRYI, from the coding sequence ATGGAGCGCTACGCCGTCGTCGCCCACCACTACTGGGGCACCCCAGGAGGGGGCCAGCTCGTCTGCGCCGCCGCCGCCAAGGCGCTGGAGGAGGCGGGCTACAGGCCGGCCCTAGCCGGCACCTTCAAATTCGACCCCCGGAGATACGTCGAGTGGTACGGCATAGACATATCTAGGTACCCCGTCGAAACCCTCCCCATAGCCCCCAGGGCCTTCGGCCTCTGGAGCAGGCTCTACGTCTGGCTCCCCGCCAAGAAAGCCGCCGAGAGGTACAAGCCGGAGCTCCTCTTCATCGACGAAGTCGCCTACAAGCCCCTCGCCAGGGGGAGGAGGTTCAGGCTAGTGGAGTACATCCACTTCCCCTTCGAGGTTGTGGTGGACCCAAGGTACAGGGGGACCGGCCTCGCCTACGGGGAGGACCCCTACATCATGGAGCGGTACGGCAGATTCCCCATGAGCCTCTACTGGAGGGCCTTCGTCTGGGGGCTCAAGAGATACGCCAGAGAAAACCCCTTCCACTACGCCGACGCCGTGTTGGTCAACTCCCGCTGGACCGCCCAGGTGGCCAAGATGGTGTACGGCCAGGAGCCCCAGGTCCTCAACCCGCCCCTGCCCCCAAACGTAGAGGTGGTCGAGAAGCCGAGGCCCTTCGAGGAGAGGGAGCCCACCGTCGTGATGCTAGGCCGCTTCTCCCAGGAGAAGCGCTACCACTGGGTCGTCACAGAGGTCGCGCCCAGGCTGTTGAAGGAGGTCCCCGGCGCCAAGATCATAATCTTCGGCGGCGCCGCCACCCCCACCCTACAGGCCTACAGAGACAGGGTGAGGAAGATGGCGGAGGACGCCGGCCTAAAGACGGCAGAGACGCTAGACGCCCACGCCCACATCTACCTAATAGCCAACGCCCCCCGCCGCGTCATAAACGACGCCATGGACAAGGCCAGGGCCTTCCTCCACGCCACCATAAACGAACACTGGGGCATAGCGGTGGCGGAGGCCATGGCCCGAGGCCTCACGCCGGCGGTCCACAGGTCCGGAGGCGCCTGGACAGACCTCGTCATGGAGGGCAGATACGGCCTAGGCTACACAACCGCCGAAGAGGCCGTAGAGGCGCTGGCGAAGCTCCTCACCCAGAAGGCCAGCTACGCCCCCCAGGAGAGGGCCCGGGAGCTGGTCTTCCAGAACTTCGCCAGCGCCCTCCGGAGGTACATATGA
- a CDS encoding radical SAM protein — protein MTLIYHITYYPRLRSAYLQFDGCNYVCPWCIRRLTPWDHHLPDAGGLKTRRHLTLGELVEVVSGLRERGAVEAVLGGGEPTVDPELPQVVKTLAGLRVRILTNGFSISEELLGVLRSCPACEVVVSVKTLDPARHLAYTGKPLGPVLANVKRLVEAGVAVKFETVLIPGLNDVEDVEEIARYIGEVAGPDAVLIIDPLIPIPGTPWRRPAPEEVEEAHRRASRYVKTARHGGGGPADVPLVVFPPPGGYQGSSRSSSGPPRPHTAV, from the coding sequence ATGACGTTGATCTACCACATCACGTACTACCCGCGGCTGAGGTCTGCGTATCTCCAGTTCGACGGTTGCAACTACGTCTGCCCCTGGTGTATTAGGAGACTTACGCCCTGGGACCACCACCTTCCCGACGCCGGTGGGCTCAAGACGAGGCGGCATCTAACGCTGGGCGAGCTGGTGGAGGTGGTCTCTGGCTTGAGAGAGCGCGGCGCTGTGGAGGCCGTCCTAGGCGGCGGCGAGCCGACGGTGGACCCGGAGCTTCCCCAGGTGGTGAAGACGCTCGCCGGGCTCCGGGTGAGGATTTTGACCAACGGCTTCAGCATTTCCGAGGAGCTCCTCGGGGTACTGAGGAGCTGCCCCGCCTGCGAGGTGGTGGTCAGCGTGAAGACCCTCGACCCGGCGCGCCACCTCGCGTACACGGGGAAGCCCCTCGGGCCTGTGTTGGCCAACGTCAAGAGGCTGGTCGAGGCCGGCGTCGCCGTGAAGTTCGAGACGGTGCTGATCCCCGGGCTAAACGACGTAGAAGACGTGGAGGAGATCGCGAGGTACATAGGCGAGGTGGCCGGCCCCGACGCCGTGTTGATAATCGACCCGCTGATCCCCATCCCCGGCACGCCCTGGAGGAGGCCGGCCCCGGAGGAGGTGGAGGAGGCCCACAGGCGGGCCTCTAGATACGTCAAAACGGCTCGGCACGGCGGAGGGGGGCCGGCGGACGTCCCACTCGTCGTCTTCCCGCCGCCCGGCGGCTACCAGGGCTCCAGCCGCTCCAGTAGCGGCCCGCCGCGCCCCCACACGGCTGTGTAG
- a CDS encoding glycosyltransferase: protein MRVLLVSPGGPGRLGGVEYVVYSLARALAGVGHRVVVLAGEPGVGGLRVLDLGGVEVHLWPVWSPGGAYHIPRRLGELRRYVARLAAEADVVHVHSVHAVFSVEAGVAAGEAGAPVVLSPHYHGGGHTPLREALWTVWRRRVAGLAGAVGAVVAASRPEAERWEEDFGVGAVVVPHGVGDDVFLYRWRGASSDYAVYAGRLERYKRVDKAYEVAAALGLRLLVVGDGPHLRALRRRLRGALFLPPQPRERYLDLLSGARYAINMSAREVYSIFVAEALAMGVPALLSREVAEIYMPGASGEVNEVTRAEVRPWSQVVPEVLAVYRGIEKP, encoded by the coding sequence GTGAGGGTTTTGTTGGTGTCGCCTGGTGGGCCGGGGAGGTTGGGGGGTGTGGAGTATGTGGTGTATAGCCTAGCTAGGGCTTTGGCTGGGGTTGGCCATCGGGTGGTGGTGTTGGCGGGGGAGCCCGGCGTGGGGGGGCTTAGGGTGTTGGACTTGGGCGGCGTGGAGGTGCACCTCTGGCCGGTGTGGTCGCCTGGGGGGGCCTACCACATTCCTAGGCGTCTGGGGGAGCTTAGGAGGTACGTGGCACGTCTGGCGGCAGAGGCCGACGTTGTCCATGTCCACAGCGTCCACGCGGTCTTTTCCGTGGAGGCCGGCGTGGCGGCGGGTGAGGCGGGGGCTCCCGTGGTGCTGTCTCCGCACTACCACGGGGGCGGCCACACGCCTCTGAGGGAGGCTCTGTGGACCGTCTGGAGGCGGAGGGTTGCTGGGCTTGCGGGGGCCGTGGGGGCTGTGGTGGCGGCCAGCAGGCCCGAGGCGGAGAGGTGGGAGGAGGACTTCGGGGTTGGGGCTGTGGTGGTGCCGCACGGCGTGGGGGACGACGTCTTTTTGTACAGGTGGCGGGGCGCGTCTAGCGACTACGCAGTATACGCGGGCCGTCTGGAGAGGTACAAGAGGGTTGACAAGGCGTATGAGGTGGCGGCGGCGCTGGGGCTTAGGCTGTTGGTTGTAGGGGACGGGCCGCACCTCCGGGCGCTGAGGAGGAGGCTGAGGGGCGCGCTCTTCCTCCCGCCGCAGCCCAGGGAGAGGTATCTCGACCTCCTGTCGGGGGCTAGATATGCCATAAACATGAGCGCTAGGGAGGTCTACTCCATCTTTGTGGCTGAGGCTCTGGCGATGGGCGTGCCGGCCCTCCTCTCTAGGGAGGTGGCCGAGATATATATGCCGGGCGCCTCCGGCGAGGTAAACGAGGTGACCAGGGCCGAGGTGAGGCCGTGGAGCCAGGTGGTTCCAGAGGTGCTGGCGGTCTACCGCGGCATTGAGAAGCCTTGA
- a CDS encoding zf-TFIIB domain-containing protein produces MKFCPVCGVELKPRVVYGIEIDQCPKCGGVWLDGGELNKLIAAVKELGDYSEYEDVEVRREKKKRFFEFFDELFD; encoded by the coding sequence ATGAAGTTCTGCCCGGTCTGTGGAGTTGAGCTCAAGCCCAGGGTCGTCTACGGCATCGAGATCGACCAGTGCCCCAAGTGCGGCGGGGTGTGGCTCGACGGAGGCGAGCTCAACAAGCTCATAGCCGCCGTAAAGGAGCTCGGCGACTACTCTGAGTACGAAGACGTCGAGGTGAGGAGAGAGAAGAAGAAGAGGTTCTTCGAGTTCTTCGACGAGCTCTTCGACTAG